DNA sequence from the Candidatus Hydrogenedentota bacterium genome:
TCGTTCGCGCTATTATACCCGTAAGTCCAGGAATCCGGCTCGTCCGCGGCGAGTTCCACCTCATGGATGCGGTGCGTGCCCGCCGCGTCGAACCCTCTCCGTCATTCCCGCGAAAGCGGGAACCCAGAAACCAAAACCAACCCGTCTTTCCCGCGAAAGCGGGAACCCAGCAAACAGGATAAACCGGTCATTCCCGCGCTGGCGCGGGAATGGCGTATTCCGCTGGGTACCCGCTTTCGCGGGTATGACGGTGGGGGCGCCCGACAGGATGCGCGTCATGTCCTCGCCCGGCAACCCGCGCCAGACCTCGACATACTCAAACATGCGTTTCCATTAGACACGCTTGCCTCTGCCACTGTCTTGGTTCAGCGGGAATTGGACAATCGGCGTTTCCCGCTTAGCACTATGTTCCGCCCTTCGGGCGGGAGTTTTCTGAGGCAGTGGGGGTCTATCAATCCGATGGGTTGTTGAGGCGGGATGGGACGTCAATTGCTCGCCCCGTCCCTGTGCCCATCGTCTTGATGAGCCCCGCCGGGCTATCCTTGGCCGGTTGCTCTCCAGCAGAGCCGGCCTCCGTTTCACCCGGCAACCGTCACGTTATACCGCGACGGGAAGCGGATTCAACTGTCGTGTCTGGCGGCGTTGTTCCCGGGCCGCTTCGAGTTTGCGGTCGCGCTCGGCGTGAATCTGGGCCTGTCGCCCCGCGATCATGTCCAAGGGCGTCACGTAGCCAATGGCGGAATGCAGGCGTTGGGTGTTGTAACGCTCGATGTACTCGCCCACCCAGCGCCGCGCTTCCTCTACGGTACGCGGGCATTTCTCGCGGATGCATTCGCGTTTCACCGTGCCCTGCATCCGCTCCTGCTTTCCGTTCGATTGCGGGTAATACGGGCTGGTCCGCACGTGGGTCATGCCCGCCAGGCGGATGAACTCCTTGAAATCCTTGGCGATGAATTGCGGCCCGTTGTCGCTGATGAGTTTGGGATGGACGCCGGGGAAGGCCTCCAGCGCCTTCTGCACAATCAGCTCCACGTCCGTCTCCTTCATGGCCTCGCGGATCTCCCAATGCACGATGTAGCGGCTGAAGCCGTCCAAGACGCTACACAGGTAGTAGAAGGTCCCGCTCAGGTTCACGTACGTCACGTCGATGTGCCACTCCTGGTGCGGCCGCAAGGGCTGCACGAAGCCCGTGCCCTTCAGGGACGGCTTCACGTCGCGCCGGCCCAAGAGCCCCTCGCCCTTGAGCGTGCGGTATACCGTGCTGGGCGACACCGCCACAATATCCGCGTCCATCAGAATAATCCTCTGCAGATGAGCTTCCGTCAGCCTGCTATTGTATGCGGATTTCGGCCCAGACGATCTGCTGTTCCGCATCGGGCCCGGTCTGCTTGATTTGGACGGTGTTGTAGCCGTCCTTGAGCACTTCGAGGGGACAGGCGAAGGACAAGGCGCGCGCGACATCGGGGAGCGCCTCTGACTCGGCAAGGGGTGCGGCGGGCGCGCAGGCGCGCTGGTTGACGGTGACCTCGAACGCGGCGTTCGAGACTCCGTCCTTCCGCGCCAGACCCGCAATGAAGGCCGCGGTCCCGGTCGTCGGCGCGGGCCCGATGTAGACACGGAAGGTTGCGCCCGTGAATCCCTCCACAGGCAGCGCGGCGTTGTTCGACATTCCCGGCGGCACGGTATCGCGGTAGGTGACCACGTAGCGGCGCGGCAACGCTACGACGTCCCCGAGGGCCAGCCCGTTTTCGAGCAGCGCACGATAGGTCCCCGGCCCGCCCTGCATCGGCTCGGCGTCCATGTAGTTGAAGAGGTAAATCTGGTCCGCGCCCCGATG
Encoded proteins:
- a CDS encoding transposase family protein, producing MDADIVAVSPSTVYRTLKGEGLLGRRDVKPSLKGTGFVQPLRPHQEWHIDVTYVNLSGTFYYLCSVLDGFSRYIVHWEIREAMKETDVELIVQKALEAFPGVHPKLISDNGPQFIAKDFKEFIRLAGMTHVRTSPYYPQSNGKQERMQGTVKRECIREKCPRTVEEARRWVGEYIERYNTQRLHSAIGYVTPLDMIAGRQAQIHAERDRKLEAAREQRRQTRQLNPLPVAV